The genomic stretch AACATCTATCAGGCGGAGATCGACGCGGTCTGCGAGCTGGCGGATTTCTTCCGCTTCAACGCCTATTTCATGCAGGAGATCTACCGCCTGCAGCCCAACAGCGCGCGCGGTATCTGGGACCGCATGGATTATCGCCCGCTCGAAGGGTTCGTGTTTGCCGTCACACCGTTCAATTTCGTTTCGATCAACGGCAACCTCCCGAGCGCACCGGCCATGGCGGGCAACGTGGCGGTATGGAAGCCGGCATCGACCGCGACCTACACGTCGCATTTCATCATGAAGATCTTCCGGGAAGCGGGTTTGCCGGGTGGCGTGATCAATCTGGTATTCGCGCGCGGCTCCGCGATCGGCGATACGGTACTCAAAAACCCGCACCTGGCCGGCATTCATTTCACGGGTTCGACCGCCGTTTTCCAGAACATGTGGAAGACGATCGGCGACAATATCGCGAAGTACAAGAGTTACCCGCGCATAGTCGGCGAGACCGGCGGCAAGGACTTCATCATCGCCCACAACTCGGCGGTGCCGGAGCAGGTTGCCACCGCCATCACGCGCGGCGCTTTCGAATTCCAGGGACAGAAATGTTCCGCGGCCTCGCGCTGCTACCTGCCGAAATCGACCTGGCCGAGGATAAAGGAAGTTCTCCTCAAACAGCTCGGCGAAATCAAGATGGGCGATCCCGAGGACTACACCAATTTCGTCAACGCGGTGATCGATGAGTCGGCGTTTGATTCGATCACACCGTATATCGACCATGCCAAGGCGACCCCCGGTCATGAAATCATCTCGGGCGGCAACTACGACAAGTCGAAGGGGTATTTCATCGAGCC from Candidatus Zixiibacteriota bacterium encodes the following:
- the pruA gene encoding L-glutamate gamma-semialdehyde dehydrogenase, with the translated sequence MGLFEIPTPTNEPVKDYAPGSPERARLEKALKHLKANPIEVPMVIGGKEIKTDTAVDIRCPHNHKLVLGKYHQGTAEHVKMAVDAAVEAQKTWAHVPWEHRAAIFLKAADLLTGPYREVVNAATMLAHSKNIYQAEIDAVCELADFFRFNAYFMQEIYRLQPNSARGIWDRMDYRPLEGFVFAVTPFNFVSINGNLPSAPAMAGNVAVWKPASTATYTSHFIMKIFREAGLPGGVINLVFARGSAIGDTVLKNPHLAGIHFTGSTAVFQNMWKTIGDNIAKYKSYPRIVGETGGKDFIIAHNSAVPEQVATAITRGAFEFQGQKCSAASRCYLPKSTWPRIKEVLLKQLGEIKMGDPEDYTNFVNAVIDESAFDSITPYIDHAKATPGHEIISGGNYDKSKGYFIEPTVVVTTDPHSKLMEEEIFGPVVTLYIYDDDKYAETLHILDGTSPYALTGAVFATDRNAVMLAERTLRNAAGNFYINDKPTGAVVGQQPFGGGRASGTNDKAGAMQNMIRWISPRSIKENFIPPTDYKYPFLAK